The following coding sequences are from one Lolium rigidum isolate FL_2022 chromosome 6, APGP_CSIRO_Lrig_0.1, whole genome shotgun sequence window:
- the LOC124668521 gene encoding uncharacterized protein LOC124668521 isoform X1 has translation MMAGIHHMEQLGFGDTHHFGLQPLQATCADSQEECLSSDPETNCDMEEDLQHIHNSYNALQEMVDIGRPVVLNPEVLMCGTNLHVEPQLTFSSDGLKIEYVDSDSGQDLFWEISDIISIDSKWIQMVQSALITLHVRSSAETVNSGPVKVEFCLADPQWEWKQQKIWQLDSRYQEAWKNIQSDDFASQNWSTEPSLCFPKQYFCGIGDFEEFTYPKGDREAVSISSRDVELLLPEIFVNDTIIDFYIKHLSTRIEPTERSRYHFFNSFFFRKLADLDKDQEKAPKGREAFLCVRKWTRKIDIFAKDFLFIPVNFSLHWSLLVICYPGEVDTFNKDGDARVAGKLPCIMHMNSIKGTHSGLKDIIQSYLWEEWKERHPESASDSSDKFLNLRFLSLELPQQDNLFDCGLFLLHYVERFLTDAPSFFNPMKIDVFSSFLGDDWFVPAEASLKRSVIRKLIHELVTEPSKTYPKLVCGDEKHDTSHHKSEKAMVEPPREYLAQGHCAAEPDSVCRILGAHQQSKLICFNDSEKGLSVPGCIFETEGFSVVGQQEMQVCPSDDDVVVCSPSQDAKNDICDLSEDTRSVMIDDMNNSVAECSSERSTLEALDPGSVEDGTKAEKTSKTAGTINDSEQYVSSESRDGNSGSIMSSGSAVSCGLKEENVACGTTNGTSEPHADGEDTCQKLATGEVAPCEDDTTCTNAEIPHVNGISTSSAKDETYSEKATSNAERPLLGSTFEDKSILVSDDMCLLKGVQFTDIKGSTKEETSTISDKVNDSTQYASSESRNGNTDNNIAVESTQGTDADGHALVAFPCEVGTDAEMPPHVDVTCSSEDENKSTSDSVCEAKNMQVSEDFRSTSEDDIIEGSTKKETDTAADKMNGVGGSEKHDVSSEANNEICCVGAKRPFPDGSTCKAKRMQACEDFRSTSEDDIIEGSAKEETDTAAGKLNGSEQDASHDSEDGNTDWAGSDSEHDATSKAKTEKCCVGAKRSFSDSSIHEAMEMVTFDKKFWKDYSERAGGRFGRRYKRRIVWKRRKVISRTPPSSPESASLYWPCR, from the exons ATGATGGCAGGAATTCATCACATGGAGCAACTTGGGTTTGGCGATACACATCACTTTGGGCTCCAGCCACTG CAGGCAACATGTGCCGATTCTCAGGAAGAATGCTTGTCATCTGACCCTGAAACTAATT GTGATATGGAGGAGGATTTGCAGCATATTCACAACAGTTACAATGCTTTGCAAGAAATG GTTGACATAGGAAGGCCGGTTGTGCTAAATCCTGAGGTTCTAATGTGCGGCACAAATTTGCATGTGGAGCCTCAACTAACTTTTTCATCGGATGGGTTGAAGATTgaatatgtggattcagattcagGTCAAGATCTATTTTGGGAAATTTCTGACATCATTTCGATCGATTCTAAATGGATCCAGATG GTTCAATCTGCCTTGATAACTCTCCATGTTAGATCCAGTGCAGAGACGGTAAATTCAG GTCCTGTTAAAGTAGAATTTTGTCTTGCTGATCCACAATGGGAGTGGAAACAACAAAAGATTTGGCAACTTGATTCAAGATATCAGGAAGCCTGGAAGAACATTCAATC AGATGATTTTGCATCACAAAATTGGAGCACTGAGCCCAGTTTATGTTTCCCTAAGCAATATTTTTGTGG CATTGGTGACTTTGAAGAATTTACCTATCCTAAAGGAGACCGTGAGGCTGTTTCCATCAGCAGCAGAGATGTTGAGCTGCTTCTTCCTGAAATATTCGTCAATGATACAATAATTGACTTCTATATCAA ACACTTGAGCACAAGAATTGAACCCACTGAAAGGAGTAGGTACCACTTCTTTAATAGCTTCTTTTTTCGCAAGCTGGCAGATCTTGACAAAGATCAAGAGAAAGCTCCAAAAGGTAGAGAAGCATTTTTATGTGTCCGTAAGTGGACCCGCAAAATAGACATATTTGCTAAAGACTTTCTGTTTATTCCAGTGAACTTCAG CTTGCATTGGAGCTTACTTGTTATTTGTTATCCTGGAGAAGTGGACACATTTAATAAAG ATGGCGATGCAAGGGTTGCTGGTAAACTTCCATGTATAATGCATATGAATTCTATAAAGGGAACTCATAGTGGACTAAAGGACATTATTCAAAG TTATTTATGGGAAGAATGGAAGGAAAGGCATCCGGAATCAGCGTCAGATAGTTCAGACAAGTTCTTGAACCTGAGATTTCTCTCCCTCGAG CTCCCCCAGCAAGACAATTTATTTGATTGTGGCTTGTTCTTACTCCATTATGTGGAACGTTTCCTCACCGATGCTCCCAGTTTCTTCAACCCAATGAAGATTGATGTATTTTCAAGCTTT CTTGGCGATGATTGGTTTGTACCTGCTGAAGCATCTCTGAAGCGTTCAGTGATTCGGAAGTTAATCCATGAGTTGGTGACAGAACCTTCTAAAACCTATCCAAAATTAGTTTGTGGTGATGAGAAGCATGACACAAGtcatcataaaagtgaaaaggccATGGTAGAACCTCCTAGAGAGTACCTCGCGCAGGGACACTGTGCTGCTGAACCTGATTCAGTTTGCAGAATTCTTGGAGCACATCAACAATCCAAACTAATCTGCTTTAACGATTCTGAAAAGGGGCTATCTGTTCCTGGGTGCATTTTTGAGACCGAAGGGTTTTCAGTGGTAGGTCAACAAGAGATGCAG GTGTGTCCATCGGACGATGATGTTGTTGTTTGTTCACCAAGCCAGGATGCAAAGAACGACATATGTGATCTTTCTGAAGACACACGTTCTGTCATGATAGATGATATGAACAACAGCGTTGCTGAATGTTCTTCAGAAAGGAGTACTTTGGAAGCTCTGGATCCTGGTTCAGTGGAAGATGGTACCAAAGCTGAGAAGACTAGCAAAACCGCAGGTACTATCAATGACAGTGAGCAGTACGTTTCATCAGAGTCAAGAGATGGAAACAGTGGTAGTATCATGAGCAGTGGCAGTGCAGTTTCCTGTGGGTTGAAAgaggaaaatgttgcatgtggcacGACAAATGGAACCAGCGAACCTCATGCAGATGGTGAAGATACTTGCCAGAAATTAGCAACAGGTGAAGTAGCTCCTTGTGAAGATGACACAACTTGCACCAATGCTGAGATTCCACATGTTAACGGCATCAGCACCTCCAGTGCGAAGGATGAAACATATTCTGAGAAGGCAACATCTAATGCTGAAAGACCTCTGCTTGGTAGCACCTTTGAAGATAAGAGTATACTAGTTTCTGATGACATGTGCTTGCTGAAAGGTGTTCAGTTTACTGACATCAAAGGTAGCACAAAGGAGGAAACTAGCACAATATCAGATAAGGTCAATGACAGCACACAGTATGCTTCATCTGAGTCCAGAAATGGAAACACCGACAATAATATTGCAGTTGAAAGTACTCAAGGAACTGATGCAGATGGCCATGCATTGGTGGCTTTTCCCTGTGAAGTTGGCACTGATGCTGAGATGCCTCCACATGTTGATGTCACCTGCAGTTCAGAGGACGAGAACAAGTCAACCTCTGATAGCGTTTGCGAGGCTAAGAATATGCAAGTCTCTGAGGATTTTCGTTCAACATCAGAAGATGATATCATAGAAGGTAGCACCAAGAAGGAAACTGACACAGCTGCGGATAAGATGAATGGAGTTGGTGGCAGTGAGAAGCATGATGTTTCGTCTGAGGCAAACAATGAAATATGTTGTGTGGGCGCTAAAAGACCGTTTCCTGATGGCAGCACCTGCAAGGCTAAGAGGATGCAAGCCTGTGAGGATTTCCGGTCAACATCAGAAGATGATATCATAGAAGGTAGCGCAAAGGAGGAAACGGATACAGCTGCGGGCAAGCTGAATGGTAGTGAGCAGGATGCCTCACATGATTCAGAAGATGGAAACACTGACTGGGCTGGCAGTGATAGTGAGCATGATGCTACGTCCAAGGCGAAAACTGAAAAATGTTGTGTGGGTGCTAAAAGATCGTTTTCTGATAGCAGCATCCACGAGGCCATGGAGATGGTGACATTTGACAAGAAGTTCTGGAAAGACTACTCCGAGCGTGCGGGTGGAAGATTTGGGCGGCGGTACAAGCGGCGCATAGTTTGGAAGCGGCGGAAGGTGATTTCCCGGACACCTCCATCGTCGCCGGAATCTGCGTCTTTGTATTGGCCATGTAGATAG
- the LOC124668521 gene encoding ubiquitin-like-specific protease 2 isoform X3, with the protein MMAGIHHMEQLGFGDTHHFGLQPLQATCADSQEECLSSDPETNCDMEEDLQHIHNSYNALQEMVDIGRPVVLNPEVLMCGTNLHVEPQLTFSSDGLKIEYVDSDSGQDLFWEISDIISIDSKWIQMVQSALITLHVRSSAETVNSGPVKVEFCLADPQWEWKQQKIWQLDSRYQEAWKNIQSDDFASQNWSTEPSLCFPKQYFCGIGDFEEFTYPKGDREAVSISSRDVELLLPEIFVNDTIIDFYIKHLSTRIEPTERSRYHFFNSFFFRKLADLDKDQEKAPKGREAFLCVRKWTRKIDIFAKDFLFIPVNFSLHWSLLVICYPGEVDTFNKDGDARVAGKLPCIMHMNSIKGTHSGLKDIIQSYLWEEWKERHPESASDSSDKFLNLRFLSLELPQQDNLFDCGLFLLHYVERFLTDAPSFFNPMKIDVFSSFLGDDWFVPAEASLKRSVIRKLIHELVTEPSKTYPKLVCGDEKHDTSHHKSEKAMVEPPREYLAQGHCAAEPDSVCRILGAHQQSKLICFNDSEKGLSVPGCIFETEGFSVVCPSDDDVVVCSPSQDAKNDICDLSEDTRSVMIDDMNNSVAECSSERSTLEALDPGSVEDGTKAEKTSKTAGTINDSEQYVSSESRDGNSGSIMSSGSAVSCGLKEENVACGTTNGTSEPHADGEDTCQKLATGEVAPCEDDTTCTNAEIPHVNGISTSSAKDETYSEKATSNAERPLLGSTFEDKSILVSDDMCLLKGVQFTDIKGSTKEETSTISDKVNDSTQYASSESRNGNTDNNIAVESTQGTDADGHALVAFPCEVGTDAEMPPHVDVTCSSEDENKSTSDSVCEAKNMQVSEDFRSTSEDDIIEGSTKKETDTAADKMNGVGGSEKHDVSSEANNEICCVGAKRPFPDGSTCKAKRMQACEDFRSTSEDDIIEGSAKEETDTAAGKLNGSEQDASHDSEDGNTDWAGSDSEHDATSKAKTEKCCVGAKRSFSDSSIHEAMEMVTFDKKFWKDYSERAGGRFGRRYKRRIVWKRRKVISRTPPSSPESASLYWPCR; encoded by the exons ATGATGGCAGGAATTCATCACATGGAGCAACTTGGGTTTGGCGATACACATCACTTTGGGCTCCAGCCACTG CAGGCAACATGTGCCGATTCTCAGGAAGAATGCTTGTCATCTGACCCTGAAACTAATT GTGATATGGAGGAGGATTTGCAGCATATTCACAACAGTTACAATGCTTTGCAAGAAATG GTTGACATAGGAAGGCCGGTTGTGCTAAATCCTGAGGTTCTAATGTGCGGCACAAATTTGCATGTGGAGCCTCAACTAACTTTTTCATCGGATGGGTTGAAGATTgaatatgtggattcagattcagGTCAAGATCTATTTTGGGAAATTTCTGACATCATTTCGATCGATTCTAAATGGATCCAGATG GTTCAATCTGCCTTGATAACTCTCCATGTTAGATCCAGTGCAGAGACGGTAAATTCAG GTCCTGTTAAAGTAGAATTTTGTCTTGCTGATCCACAATGGGAGTGGAAACAACAAAAGATTTGGCAACTTGATTCAAGATATCAGGAAGCCTGGAAGAACATTCAATC AGATGATTTTGCATCACAAAATTGGAGCACTGAGCCCAGTTTATGTTTCCCTAAGCAATATTTTTGTGG CATTGGTGACTTTGAAGAATTTACCTATCCTAAAGGAGACCGTGAGGCTGTTTCCATCAGCAGCAGAGATGTTGAGCTGCTTCTTCCTGAAATATTCGTCAATGATACAATAATTGACTTCTATATCAA ACACTTGAGCACAAGAATTGAACCCACTGAAAGGAGTAGGTACCACTTCTTTAATAGCTTCTTTTTTCGCAAGCTGGCAGATCTTGACAAAGATCAAGAGAAAGCTCCAAAAGGTAGAGAAGCATTTTTATGTGTCCGTAAGTGGACCCGCAAAATAGACATATTTGCTAAAGACTTTCTGTTTATTCCAGTGAACTTCAG CTTGCATTGGAGCTTACTTGTTATTTGTTATCCTGGAGAAGTGGACACATTTAATAAAG ATGGCGATGCAAGGGTTGCTGGTAAACTTCCATGTATAATGCATATGAATTCTATAAAGGGAACTCATAGTGGACTAAAGGACATTATTCAAAG TTATTTATGGGAAGAATGGAAGGAAAGGCATCCGGAATCAGCGTCAGATAGTTCAGACAAGTTCTTGAACCTGAGATTTCTCTCCCTCGAG CTCCCCCAGCAAGACAATTTATTTGATTGTGGCTTGTTCTTACTCCATTATGTGGAACGTTTCCTCACCGATGCTCCCAGTTTCTTCAACCCAATGAAGATTGATGTATTTTCAAGCTTT CTTGGCGATGATTGGTTTGTACCTGCTGAAGCATCTCTGAAGCGTTCAGTGATTCGGAAGTTAATCCATGAGTTGGTGACAGAACCTTCTAAAACCTATCCAAAATTAGTTTGTGGTGATGAGAAGCATGACACAAGtcatcataaaagtgaaaaggccATGGTAGAACCTCCTAGAGAGTACCTCGCGCAGGGACACTGTGCTGCTGAACCTGATTCAGTTTGCAGAATTCTTGGAGCACATCAACAATCCAAACTAATCTGCTTTAACGATTCTGAAAAGGGGCTATCTGTTCCTGGGTGCATTTTTGAGACCGAAGGGTTTTCAGTG GTGTGTCCATCGGACGATGATGTTGTTGTTTGTTCACCAAGCCAGGATGCAAAGAACGACATATGTGATCTTTCTGAAGACACACGTTCTGTCATGATAGATGATATGAACAACAGCGTTGCTGAATGTTCTTCAGAAAGGAGTACTTTGGAAGCTCTGGATCCTGGTTCAGTGGAAGATGGTACCAAAGCTGAGAAGACTAGCAAAACCGCAGGTACTATCAATGACAGTGAGCAGTACGTTTCATCAGAGTCAAGAGATGGAAACAGTGGTAGTATCATGAGCAGTGGCAGTGCAGTTTCCTGTGGGTTGAAAgaggaaaatgttgcatgtggcacGACAAATGGAACCAGCGAACCTCATGCAGATGGTGAAGATACTTGCCAGAAATTAGCAACAGGTGAAGTAGCTCCTTGTGAAGATGACACAACTTGCACCAATGCTGAGATTCCACATGTTAACGGCATCAGCACCTCCAGTGCGAAGGATGAAACATATTCTGAGAAGGCAACATCTAATGCTGAAAGACCTCTGCTTGGTAGCACCTTTGAAGATAAGAGTATACTAGTTTCTGATGACATGTGCTTGCTGAAAGGTGTTCAGTTTACTGACATCAAAGGTAGCACAAAGGAGGAAACTAGCACAATATCAGATAAGGTCAATGACAGCACACAGTATGCTTCATCTGAGTCCAGAAATGGAAACACCGACAATAATATTGCAGTTGAAAGTACTCAAGGAACTGATGCAGATGGCCATGCATTGGTGGCTTTTCCCTGTGAAGTTGGCACTGATGCTGAGATGCCTCCACATGTTGATGTCACCTGCAGTTCAGAGGACGAGAACAAGTCAACCTCTGATAGCGTTTGCGAGGCTAAGAATATGCAAGTCTCTGAGGATTTTCGTTCAACATCAGAAGATGATATCATAGAAGGTAGCACCAAGAAGGAAACTGACACAGCTGCGGATAAGATGAATGGAGTTGGTGGCAGTGAGAAGCATGATGTTTCGTCTGAGGCAAACAATGAAATATGTTGTGTGGGCGCTAAAAGACCGTTTCCTGATGGCAGCACCTGCAAGGCTAAGAGGATGCAAGCCTGTGAGGATTTCCGGTCAACATCAGAAGATGATATCATAGAAGGTAGCGCAAAGGAGGAAACGGATACAGCTGCGGGCAAGCTGAATGGTAGTGAGCAGGATGCCTCACATGATTCAGAAGATGGAAACACTGACTGGGCTGGCAGTGATAGTGAGCATGATGCTACGTCCAAGGCGAAAACTGAAAAATGTTGTGTGGGTGCTAAAAGATCGTTTTCTGATAGCAGCATCCACGAGGCCATGGAGATGGTGACATTTGACAAGAAGTTCTGGAAAGACTACTCCGAGCGTGCGGGTGGAAGATTTGGGCGGCGGTACAAGCGGCGCATAGTTTGGAAGCGGCGGAAGGTGATTTCCCGGACACCTCCATCGTCGCCGGAATCTGCGTCTTTGTATTGGCCATGTAGATAG
- the LOC124668521 gene encoding uncharacterized protein LOC124668521 isoform X2, with protein sequence MMAGIHHMEQLGFGDTHHFGLQPLATCADSQEECLSSDPETNCDMEEDLQHIHNSYNALQEMVDIGRPVVLNPEVLMCGTNLHVEPQLTFSSDGLKIEYVDSDSGQDLFWEISDIISIDSKWIQMVQSALITLHVRSSAETVNSGPVKVEFCLADPQWEWKQQKIWQLDSRYQEAWKNIQSDDFASQNWSTEPSLCFPKQYFCGIGDFEEFTYPKGDREAVSISSRDVELLLPEIFVNDTIIDFYIKHLSTRIEPTERSRYHFFNSFFFRKLADLDKDQEKAPKGREAFLCVRKWTRKIDIFAKDFLFIPVNFSLHWSLLVICYPGEVDTFNKDGDARVAGKLPCIMHMNSIKGTHSGLKDIIQSYLWEEWKERHPESASDSSDKFLNLRFLSLELPQQDNLFDCGLFLLHYVERFLTDAPSFFNPMKIDVFSSFLGDDWFVPAEASLKRSVIRKLIHELVTEPSKTYPKLVCGDEKHDTSHHKSEKAMVEPPREYLAQGHCAAEPDSVCRILGAHQQSKLICFNDSEKGLSVPGCIFETEGFSVVGQQEMQVCPSDDDVVVCSPSQDAKNDICDLSEDTRSVMIDDMNNSVAECSSERSTLEALDPGSVEDGTKAEKTSKTAGTINDSEQYVSSESRDGNSGSIMSSGSAVSCGLKEENVACGTTNGTSEPHADGEDTCQKLATGEVAPCEDDTTCTNAEIPHVNGISTSSAKDETYSEKATSNAERPLLGSTFEDKSILVSDDMCLLKGVQFTDIKGSTKEETSTISDKVNDSTQYASSESRNGNTDNNIAVESTQGTDADGHALVAFPCEVGTDAEMPPHVDVTCSSEDENKSTSDSVCEAKNMQVSEDFRSTSEDDIIEGSTKKETDTAADKMNGVGGSEKHDVSSEANNEICCVGAKRPFPDGSTCKAKRMQACEDFRSTSEDDIIEGSAKEETDTAAGKLNGSEQDASHDSEDGNTDWAGSDSEHDATSKAKTEKCCVGAKRSFSDSSIHEAMEMVTFDKKFWKDYSERAGGRFGRRYKRRIVWKRRKVISRTPPSSPESASLYWPCR encoded by the exons ATGATGGCAGGAATTCATCACATGGAGCAACTTGGGTTTGGCGATACACATCACTTTGGGCTCCAGCCACTG GCAACATGTGCCGATTCTCAGGAAGAATGCTTGTCATCTGACCCTGAAACTAATT GTGATATGGAGGAGGATTTGCAGCATATTCACAACAGTTACAATGCTTTGCAAGAAATG GTTGACATAGGAAGGCCGGTTGTGCTAAATCCTGAGGTTCTAATGTGCGGCACAAATTTGCATGTGGAGCCTCAACTAACTTTTTCATCGGATGGGTTGAAGATTgaatatgtggattcagattcagGTCAAGATCTATTTTGGGAAATTTCTGACATCATTTCGATCGATTCTAAATGGATCCAGATG GTTCAATCTGCCTTGATAACTCTCCATGTTAGATCCAGTGCAGAGACGGTAAATTCAG GTCCTGTTAAAGTAGAATTTTGTCTTGCTGATCCACAATGGGAGTGGAAACAACAAAAGATTTGGCAACTTGATTCAAGATATCAGGAAGCCTGGAAGAACATTCAATC AGATGATTTTGCATCACAAAATTGGAGCACTGAGCCCAGTTTATGTTTCCCTAAGCAATATTTTTGTGG CATTGGTGACTTTGAAGAATTTACCTATCCTAAAGGAGACCGTGAGGCTGTTTCCATCAGCAGCAGAGATGTTGAGCTGCTTCTTCCTGAAATATTCGTCAATGATACAATAATTGACTTCTATATCAA ACACTTGAGCACAAGAATTGAACCCACTGAAAGGAGTAGGTACCACTTCTTTAATAGCTTCTTTTTTCGCAAGCTGGCAGATCTTGACAAAGATCAAGAGAAAGCTCCAAAAGGTAGAGAAGCATTTTTATGTGTCCGTAAGTGGACCCGCAAAATAGACATATTTGCTAAAGACTTTCTGTTTATTCCAGTGAACTTCAG CTTGCATTGGAGCTTACTTGTTATTTGTTATCCTGGAGAAGTGGACACATTTAATAAAG ATGGCGATGCAAGGGTTGCTGGTAAACTTCCATGTATAATGCATATGAATTCTATAAAGGGAACTCATAGTGGACTAAAGGACATTATTCAAAG TTATTTATGGGAAGAATGGAAGGAAAGGCATCCGGAATCAGCGTCAGATAGTTCAGACAAGTTCTTGAACCTGAGATTTCTCTCCCTCGAG CTCCCCCAGCAAGACAATTTATTTGATTGTGGCTTGTTCTTACTCCATTATGTGGAACGTTTCCTCACCGATGCTCCCAGTTTCTTCAACCCAATGAAGATTGATGTATTTTCAAGCTTT CTTGGCGATGATTGGTTTGTACCTGCTGAAGCATCTCTGAAGCGTTCAGTGATTCGGAAGTTAATCCATGAGTTGGTGACAGAACCTTCTAAAACCTATCCAAAATTAGTTTGTGGTGATGAGAAGCATGACACAAGtcatcataaaagtgaaaaggccATGGTAGAACCTCCTAGAGAGTACCTCGCGCAGGGACACTGTGCTGCTGAACCTGATTCAGTTTGCAGAATTCTTGGAGCACATCAACAATCCAAACTAATCTGCTTTAACGATTCTGAAAAGGGGCTATCTGTTCCTGGGTGCATTTTTGAGACCGAAGGGTTTTCAGTGGTAGGTCAACAAGAGATGCAG GTGTGTCCATCGGACGATGATGTTGTTGTTTGTTCACCAAGCCAGGATGCAAAGAACGACATATGTGATCTTTCTGAAGACACACGTTCTGTCATGATAGATGATATGAACAACAGCGTTGCTGAATGTTCTTCAGAAAGGAGTACTTTGGAAGCTCTGGATCCTGGTTCAGTGGAAGATGGTACCAAAGCTGAGAAGACTAGCAAAACCGCAGGTACTATCAATGACAGTGAGCAGTACGTTTCATCAGAGTCAAGAGATGGAAACAGTGGTAGTATCATGAGCAGTGGCAGTGCAGTTTCCTGTGGGTTGAAAgaggaaaatgttgcatgtggcacGACAAATGGAACCAGCGAACCTCATGCAGATGGTGAAGATACTTGCCAGAAATTAGCAACAGGTGAAGTAGCTCCTTGTGAAGATGACACAACTTGCACCAATGCTGAGATTCCACATGTTAACGGCATCAGCACCTCCAGTGCGAAGGATGAAACATATTCTGAGAAGGCAACATCTAATGCTGAAAGACCTCTGCTTGGTAGCACCTTTGAAGATAAGAGTATACTAGTTTCTGATGACATGTGCTTGCTGAAAGGTGTTCAGTTTACTGACATCAAAGGTAGCACAAAGGAGGAAACTAGCACAATATCAGATAAGGTCAATGACAGCACACAGTATGCTTCATCTGAGTCCAGAAATGGAAACACCGACAATAATATTGCAGTTGAAAGTACTCAAGGAACTGATGCAGATGGCCATGCATTGGTGGCTTTTCCCTGTGAAGTTGGCACTGATGCTGAGATGCCTCCACATGTTGATGTCACCTGCAGTTCAGAGGACGAGAACAAGTCAACCTCTGATAGCGTTTGCGAGGCTAAGAATATGCAAGTCTCTGAGGATTTTCGTTCAACATCAGAAGATGATATCATAGAAGGTAGCACCAAGAAGGAAACTGACACAGCTGCGGATAAGATGAATGGAGTTGGTGGCAGTGAGAAGCATGATGTTTCGTCTGAGGCAAACAATGAAATATGTTGTGTGGGCGCTAAAAGACCGTTTCCTGATGGCAGCACCTGCAAGGCTAAGAGGATGCAAGCCTGTGAGGATTTCCGGTCAACATCAGAAGATGATATCATAGAAGGTAGCGCAAAGGAGGAAACGGATACAGCTGCGGGCAAGCTGAATGGTAGTGAGCAGGATGCCTCACATGATTCAGAAGATGGAAACACTGACTGGGCTGGCAGTGATAGTGAGCATGATGCTACGTCCAAGGCGAAAACTGAAAAATGTTGTGTGGGTGCTAAAAGATCGTTTTCTGATAGCAGCATCCACGAGGCCATGGAGATGGTGACATTTGACAAGAAGTTCTGGAAAGACTACTCCGAGCGTGCGGGTGGAAGATTTGGGCGGCGGTACAAGCGGCGCATAGTTTGGAAGCGGCGGAAGGTGATTTCCCGGACACCTCCATCGTCGCCGGAATCTGCGTCTTTGTATTGGCCATGTAGATAG